One genomic window of Corynebacterium massiliense DSM 45435 includes the following:
- the nagB gene encoding glucosamine-6-phosphate deaminase has protein sequence MQVIIRGSEDEVARAAADVFSSYVRAGAVLGVATGSTPVGTYRELIRRHRAGDLSFAGTQMFALDEYAGLSCDHPQSYAQTIRREFASHVDIADSDVHVPNGAAADLVQASREYEEDIDKAGGIDIQLLGVGTNGHIGFNEPGSSLNSRTRPMPLHPQTIADNARFFDSADEVPRRCITQGLGTIQRAGHLLLLATGEKKADAVARLVEGPVSASCPASVLQLHPTATVIVDDAAAAQLVHRDFYAVAADGDVPA, from the coding sequence ATGCAGGTTATTATTCGCGGCTCGGAGGACGAGGTTGCCCGCGCCGCCGCTGATGTCTTTTCCTCCTACGTCCGGGCCGGGGCAGTGCTCGGGGTCGCCACCGGCTCCACGCCGGTGGGCACCTACCGCGAGCTCATCCGGCGCCACCGAGCCGGGGATTTAAGTTTCGCCGGCACGCAGATGTTCGCCCTCGACGAATATGCCGGGCTGAGCTGCGATCACCCGCAAAGCTATGCGCAGACCATCCGTCGGGAGTTCGCGAGCCACGTCGACATCGCGGACAGCGACGTGCACGTGCCCAACGGCGCCGCCGCCGACCTGGTGCAGGCGAGCCGGGAGTACGAAGAGGACATCGACAAGGCCGGCGGCATCGACATCCAGCTGCTCGGCGTGGGTACCAACGGACACATCGGGTTCAACGAGCCGGGCAGCTCGCTCAACTCGCGCACGCGCCCGATGCCGCTGCACCCGCAGACCATCGCGGACAACGCCCGCTTCTTCGACTCCGCTGACGAGGTGCCGCGGCGGTGCATCACCCAGGGCCTGGGCACCATCCAGCGCGCCGGGCACCTGCTGCTGCTTGCCACGGGAGAGAAGAAGGCGGACGCAGTCGCGCGCCTGGTGGAAGGGCCGGTAAGCGCCTCCTGTCCGGCGTCCGTGCTGCAGCTGCACCCCACCGCGACCGTCATCGTGGATGATGCCGCCGCGGCCCAACTGGTGCACCGCGATTTCTACGCGGTAGCCGCGGACGGAGACGTGCCGGCGTAA